The Streptomyces sp. NBC_01268 genome segment GGGCGAGGCGGCGACCTCGGGGCGGGGCCTGCTGCTGATGGACGCGCTGGCCTCGCGCTGGGGCGTGGAGCCGCGCGGCGAGGGCAAGGCGGTGTGGTGCGAGATCGGGCCCGCGCCCGCCGCGGGCCCGGCGGGCTGACCGGAGGAGGGTGCGGCCGATGGACCCGGTGGCGGCGCTGGAGCGGATCGCCTTCCTCCTGGAACGCTCGCAGGCACCCACGTACCGCGTCCGTGCCTTCCGTACGGCGTCGGCGTCGGTGACCGCGCTCGGCGCGGACGAGACGGCGCGGCGGGCGGCGGCGGGGACGCTGGAGTCGGTGAAGGGCATCGGGCCGAAGACGGCGGCGGTGGTGCGCGAGGCGCTCGAAGGGCGCGTGCCCGACTATCTGGAGCGCCTGGAGCGGGAGATCCCGATGCCGGAGGTGTCGGGCGGCGAGGCGCTGCGGGCGGCGCTGCGCGGCGACTGCCACGTGCACTCGGACTGGTCGGACGGCGGCAGCACCATCGTGGACATGGGGCGTACGGCGGCCCGGATCGGGCACGAGTGGACGGTGCTGACGGACCACTCGCCGAGCCTGAAGGTGGCGCGCGGCCTGTCCCCCGGGCGGCTGCGGGAGCAACTGGACCTGGTGGAGCGGCTGAACGAGGAGTGGGCGCCCTTCCGGCTGCTCACCGGGATCGAGTGCGACATCCTGGAGGACGGCTCCCTCGACCAGGAGCCCGAGCTCCTGGACCGGCTGGACCTGGTGGTCGGTTCGGTGCATTCGAAGCTGCGGATGGAGTCGCGGGCGATGACCCGCCGGATGGAGAAGGC includes the following:
- a CDS encoding PHP domain-containing protein encodes the protein MDPVAALERIAFLLERSQAPTYRVRAFRTASASVTALGADETARRAAAGTLESVKGIGPKTAAVVREALEGRVPDYLERLEREIPMPEVSGGEALRAALRGDCHVHSDWSDGGSTIVDMGRTAARIGHEWTVLTDHSPSLKVARGLSPGRLREQLDLVERLNEEWAPFRLLTGIECDILEDGSLDQEPELLDRLDLVVGSVHSKLRMESRAMTRRMEKAVRNPLMDVLGHCTGRLVSGGRLRPESEFDAERVFAACAEAGTAVEINSRPERRDPPTRLLRLAVAAGVYFAVDTDAHAPGQLEWQILGCARAEECGVPTERVINTWTAERLLAWTRGLPASS